The DNA region CGTGTACAAGGCGGTGTGCGAGGCGGGGATCACTTGCGTGACGGTCACGCCGGGTGGGACGTTGACGCCGACGCCGACCGCGACCCCGACGCCGACCGCGAGTGCGCAGGACTGTTGTCAGTGCGGCGCCAATCGGTGTCAGGCGCCGGGGGCCGAGGGCTGTCCAACCGATTGCGACATCGTGCGCGAGGCGGTGTGCCTCGACAACACCACCTGCGCCACCTTCACGCCGACGCCGACTGCGACCCCGACGCCGACCGCGGGTGCGCAGGACTGTTGTCAGTGCGGCCGCGACCAGTGCGAAGCGCCGGGTAACGACGGCTGCCCGCCGCAGTGCGACATCGTCCGTAACGCGGCTTGCATCGGCGGGACAACCTGTACCGCCTTCACGCCGACCTCGACACCGACGGTAACGGCGACGGTGACGCGGACGTCGGTGCCGACGCGAACGCCGACGCGCCGGTCGCAATACGACGACGACGGGTGCAGCCTGACGCCGGCATCGGGAGATGGTGGGAGCGGCGCCGGGCTGTTGTGGCTGCTCGCGCCGGCAGCGGTACTCGGGTGGCGCCGCCGGGCCAGATCGGCCCGTTGAAGATGCAGATGGAACACGGACATGGCGCCGCCGCCCGGGGGCCCATGTCCGCGTTCCGGCTTGCGCGGCAGAGCCCACGCCGCGATGTGTGGCTGCTGTTTGCCGCCCGCGTCGTGCGGGTTTTCTGTTACGGCCTGCTGTCGGTCGTACTGGCGCTCTACCTCGGACAGATCGGACTGTCGGAACGCGCGATCGGCTTGTTACTCACGTTGACGCTGGCCGGCGATGCCGGCATTTCGTTGTGGTTGACGACGAGTGCCGACCGCTTCGGCCGGCGGCGCACGCTCTTGCTGGGTGCGCTGTTGATGGCCGGAGCCGGCGTGGTCTTTGCCGCCACCTCGAATCCGCTGGTTCTGATGGCGGCGGCGATCGTCGGCGTAATCAGCCCCGGGGGGAACGAGATCGGGCCCTTCCTGCCGGTTGAGCAGGCCGGCCTGACCCAGGCGATTCCCGACGGTTGGCGGACGACGGTATTCGCCTGGTATGCGCTTTGCGGATCGTTCGCGACGGCGCTCGGGGCGCTGGTCGGGGGTTGGGTTACTCAGGGTCTGCGGGACGCCGGCGTGCCGGCGACGGATGCTTACCGAGCCGTGCTGATCGGCTACGCCGGTGGCGGCATCGTTCTGCTGGTTCTGTTCGCCCTGGTGTCGGCGAACATCGAAGTGCCGGCGGCGGCGCGTCGACCCGACGTTGCCCGCACGCTGGGTTTGCACCGCTCGCGCGGAGTCGTCATGCGGTTAAGCGCTCTGTTCGCTCTGGATGCCTTCGCCGGCGGACTTATCGTGCAGAGCCTGATGGCTTACTGGTTTCACGTGCGCTTCGGCGTCGACGTCGGGGTGATCGGCAGCATCTTTTTCGGGGCGAACGTGCTGGCCGGCGTGTCGGCGCTGTTGGCCGGGCGGCTGGCGGCCCGCTTTGGGCTCATCAACACGATGGTGTTCACGCACATTCCGTCGAACGTGATGCTGATGCTCGTCCCGTTGATGCCGACGCTGGAATGGGCGATTGCCGTGCTGCTGTTGCGCTTCAGCATCTCGCAGATGGACGTGCCGACGCGGCAGTCGTACACGATGGCGGTGGTAGCGCCTGACGAACGTGCCGCCGCCGCCGGCGTGACGGGTATCGCCCGCTCCGTAGGGGCGGCGTTATCGCCGTCGCTGGCAGGGATATTCCTCAGCGTGGGGGCCCTCTTCAGCGCGCCGTTCTTTCTGTCCGGCGGATTGAAGATCGTCTACGACCTGCTGCTGTACCGGAGTTTTCAAGGACTGAAGCCCCCGGAAGAGGGCGGCGGGTCGAGGCGGGTGTGAGCGCGCGGCTCCCGCCGAGCCGCCGTCAGGCCATCGCGGCTCGGCGGGAGCCTCGCCCTCCCCATCTGAATTCCATGCGCCCCGCGCGTAAACTCGGCGTTCGGCTTCCACTCCGTACACGTACTCAGCGAAGCGGTACACGTACTCGTTCACGGACAGGGGGCACGCAGCGATGAAATTGAACCACGGGCGATTGCACGCCTACGAGGAAGTGGCCGTGTACGAGTACGTGAACGAGTACGAGTACAGAGGACAGCCCGGCCCGGCGGCGCCAGGTCGGCGCGTCTACCGGTAGGTGCGCAGAAGGTACACGGCCAGGTCGTGACGTTGCTCCGCGGTCAACTGGTTCGTCGGCATCGGGGACGGCGGCGTGCGCAGCAGGGCCGCGAGTGAGGCGATCGTGTAGCGCGCCGCGAGGGCTTGCAGCGGTTTGTACGCGTCGCCGGCCGCCTGACCCACGATATGGCAGCGCTCGCAATCGTTGGCGCGCCACAGCGCGGCACCGCGCGCCGCGGTCTGCTCGAGCGCCGTTGCGTCGAGGCCGGCGAGCGGATCGTCGTGCGGGGTGACCGCGCTCGCGGCGTCTCCCCGTGCCGCGGTGCCGTGCGCGACGCGGTAGATCTGGCCGGTGAAATCGTCCGAAACGTAAAGCGCGCCGTCGGGGCCGACCGCGACGTCGACCGGACGTCCGTATACCCGATCGTTGCGCAGGAATCCGGTGACGAACGGGTGCTCGCCGATGGAACCGTCCGGTGCGAAACGCAGGGCCACCACTTCGTAACCGATCTTCCTGGAGCGGTTCCAGGAGCCGTGCAGGGCGACGAAGGCGACACCGTCGTACTCGGGTGGGAACGCCGCTACGGCGGTGCCGGCGGGGCGGCGGTAGAAGGTCATGCCGAGGGGAGCGGTATGGGCGGCGAAGCCGTGCGCGGGGGGAAGGGAGGCGGCGATCTGGGCCTCGCGACCGGCGCCGAGATCGGGGTCGGGAATGCGGTTGCCGTTGGCGAAGGG from Candidatus Binatia bacterium includes:
- a CDS encoding MFS transporter, with the translated sequence MSAFRLARQSPRRDVWLLFAARVVRVFCYGLLSVVLALYLGQIGLSERAIGLLLTLTLAGDAGISLWLTTSADRFGRRRTLLLGALLMAGAGVVFAATSNPLVLMAAAIVGVISPGGNEIGPFLPVEQAGLTQAIPDGWRTTVFAWYALCGSFATALGALVGGWVTQGLRDAGVPATDAYRAVLIGYAGGGIVLLVLFALVSANIEVPAAARRPDVARTLGLHRSRGVVMRLSALFALDAFAGGLIVQSLMAYWFHVRFGVDVGVIGSIFFGANVLAGVSALLAGRLAARFGLINTMVFTHIPSNVMLMLVPLMPTLEWAIAVLLLRFSISQMDVPTRQSYTMAVVAPDERAAAAGVTGIARSVGAALSPSLAGIFLSVGALFSAPFFLSGGLKIVYDLLLYRSFQGLKPPEEGGGSRRV